The following proteins are encoded in a genomic region of Natrinema sp. DC36:
- a CDS encoding J domain-containing protein → MESHYEVLGLSPDADDRAVRRAYRRLLKVHHPDQGGSREQFLRIKDAYEAILGERAPGDRETDGGAITRGDSSSDRRPNPTYDPSERVKSGDREYELTVSGEYLTLSLAGLVHNVDLASLVDGPITVATRRTVAFFRAHNTSSRPLPWRGKANTSFFGDDGFLYEGSSIVAPHANDLPERWTGTDVELEPGRAVDGVVIAQELPDDVSLDQVMYAQHVPDEDSDGIADTERYLFELKPLVRERLNRFPFARD, encoded by the coding sequence ATGGAGAGCCACTACGAGGTCCTCGGGCTGTCGCCGGACGCCGACGACCGGGCGGTTCGTCGGGCCTACCGGCGCCTGTTGAAGGTTCATCACCCCGATCAGGGTGGCTCTCGAGAGCAGTTTCTGCGGATCAAGGACGCCTACGAGGCGATCCTCGGCGAACGAGCGCCGGGCGACCGCGAAACGGACGGCGGCGCGATCACGCGGGGCGATTCGAGTTCCGACCGTCGACCCAATCCGACCTACGATCCCTCCGAGCGTGTCAAAAGCGGCGACCGCGAGTACGAACTGACCGTCAGCGGCGAGTACCTCACGCTCAGCCTCGCCGGACTGGTCCACAATGTCGATCTCGCCTCGCTGGTCGACGGCCCCATCACCGTCGCGACCAGGCGGACGGTGGCCTTCTTCCGCGCCCACAACACGAGCTCGCGGCCGCTTCCCTGGCGGGGGAAAGCGAACACGAGTTTCTTCGGCGACGACGGCTTCCTCTACGAGGGCTCGAGCATCGTCGCTCCGCACGCGAACGACCTCCCCGAGCGCTGGACCGGCACCGACGTCGAACTCGAGCCGGGCCGCGCGGTAGACGGCGTCGTTATCGCCCAGGAGCTCCCCGACGACGTCTCCCTCGATCAGGTGATGTACGCCCAGCACGTCCCCGACGAGGACTCCGATGGGATCGCGGACACGGAGCGCTACCTCTTCGAGCTGAAGCCGCTCGTCCGCGAGCGGTTAAATCGGTTCCCGTTCGCTCGAGACTGA
- a CDS encoding DUF420 domain-containing protein, with protein sequence MATADARRRLRERPIGVTVLLTIVGYALVLGTFLLDVPIYPDLTNAQVNLLSHVIAVINTTATVVLLSGWYWIRAGDVEKHRLAMVSGFVLILGFLVVYLLKVGGGGTKEFVGPEGIYYAYLVMLAIHIILSIVSVPVVLYALILGLTHTPAELRQTPHARIGRIAAGAWILSLFLGVVTYVLLNHVYDYEFAAMLVPIL encoded by the coding sequence ATGGCAACCGCTGACGCGAGACGCCGGCTCCGCGAGCGCCCGATTGGCGTAACGGTCCTCCTGACGATCGTCGGCTACGCGCTGGTGCTCGGGACGTTCCTGCTCGACGTGCCGATCTATCCCGATCTGACGAACGCGCAGGTCAACCTGCTCTCTCACGTGATCGCGGTCATCAACACGACAGCGACGGTAGTGCTGCTGTCGGGCTGGTACTGGATCCGCGCCGGCGATGTCGAGAAACACCGGCTAGCGATGGTCTCGGGGTTCGTCCTGATCCTGGGCTTTCTGGTCGTCTACCTGCTCAAGGTCGGCGGCGGCGGAACGAAGGAGTTCGTCGGCCCCGAGGGGATCTACTACGCCTATCTCGTCATGCTGGCGATCCACATCATCCTCTCGATCGTCTCGGTGCCGGTCGTCCTCTACGCGCTGATCCTCGGACTGACCCACACGCCCGCAGAGCTCCGGCAGACGCCCCACGCCAGAATCGGTCGCATCGCCGCCGGCGCGTGGATTCTGAGTCTCTTCCTCGGCGTGGTCACCTACGTCCTCCTCAATCACGTCTACGACTACGAGTTCGCGGCGATGCTCGTGCCGATCCTGTGA
- a CDS encoding HalOD1 output domain-containing protein — MVEGGDSVGAPSAVPPSQAVIETVAEAEGVQPAELAPPQYESLHAVVDPTSLDALFADRPNGTNRPDGAVSFRFCDYHVTVDRNGTVTLEEPTEPAD; from the coding sequence ATGGTGGAGGGTGGCGATAGCGTCGGCGCGCCGTCAGCGGTGCCGCCGAGTCAGGCAGTGATCGAAACGGTTGCCGAGGCCGAGGGCGTGCAGCCGGCGGAACTGGCGCCGCCGCAGTACGAATCGCTTCACGCGGTCGTCGATCCGACGTCGCTCGACGCGCTCTTCGCGGACCGACCGAACGGCACGAACAGACCGGATGGAGCCGTCTCGTTTCGTTTCTGTGACTACCACGTCACTGTCGATCGGAACGGCACGGTCACGCTCGAGGAACCGACCGAACCCGCGGACTGA